The region AAGTCGGGCGCCGCGATCGGTGTACGGTCGAGCTCCGAGCTATGGGGCGCGATCTAGAGCTATCGGCCTGAGTCGGCTCCACCAGCCTGACTACAGGATTCCAAGGACCGGCGATGCCGTAGTTGCCCAGCCTCTGAAGCTCGATCACGCGACGAGCACCGCCGACGATGCCCGATCGAATCCCAGGCTCGCGTCCCGTAGCGACTCCCAAGGCCGCTCCGGGCTCAATTCCAGACTCGAAATCGTCGAAATCGTCGAAATCGGGCGATTGAAACTCAAATGCGTGTTGAAAGCGAGTTTCAACCAGCGATCGAGCTTCGATCGGGCCTTTCAGTCGTCTGACAACGTGCGATCGAGTTTCAATCACGGGTTGCAACTCACTTTCAACACGCGTTTGAAGCTCAAACACGGGATGCAACTCTCTTTCAATGCGCGTTTGAAGCTCGATTTCACGTTGCAGGCCGGTTTCAATGCGCGATCGAGACTCCTTTTCGGCCTATCTCAGGCTCCGAGCGCTCGTTCGAGCGTCAGGAGATGACGCTGGTTCCCGGATGACGGCCCCTACAGCTCGGCGACGAGCTTCAGCAGGTCCATCGAGCTGACGATGCCGACCGGCTTCTCGCGGCGGGTCACGATCACCCGGTGATAGTGGTTGCCGACCATGATCCGGGCGATCTCGGGCACCGTCGTCTCCTCGGAGACCGTGTCCGCGATCGGGGTCATGATCTGGCGCGCCTTCAGCTGCGGCTCCGCGGCGCTGCGGTTGACGTCGGTGACGCTGACCACCCCCAGCAGGCTACCCTCGTCGTCCTCGACCGGCGCTCCGGAGATCTTGTGCTCGGCCAGGATCTCGGACACCTGCCAGAGGGTGAGGTCGTCGCGGACGGTCACCACGGTCTCGCTCATCACGTCTTTCGCTGTCTGTTGCCTCATCGTCTCTCCCGTCCGTCACCGGTTCGGTACAAAGAGCAGCATACGGAGACCACCGCGGGCCGTCGACACGCTGGCGGGTGGGCAGGGCCGCCACCTCTGAGGGTGGTGCGGTCCGCATGGGGGCCGGACGGCGGAATTGCCCGTCTCAGCGAAGGT is a window of bacterium DNA encoding:
- a CDS encoding CBS domain-containing protein; amino-acid sequence: MRQQTAKDVMSETVVTVRDDLTLWQVSEILAEHKISGAPVEDDEGSLLGVVSVTDVNRSAAEPQLKARQIMTPIADTVSEETTVPEIARIMVGNHYHRVIVTRREKPVGIVSSMDLLKLVAEL